GACCGACCGCTCGGTGGCATCGGCGGTCCACTCGTGCACGATCTTGTTCTTCCGGCCGTGTTCGAAGAGCGCGCCCTTCTCACCGAGCTCGCGCGCGCCGGTCTCCTCCTCGTCGAGGATGACGCGTCCGACCTTCGAGGAGAGGACGTAGGAGTCCCGGGGCTGCTGGGAAAGCACCTCGCCCAGCCGCATCTCGGCGAGCCCGGCCCCGTAGAGGGGCGCTGTGTCGAAGTAACGGTCGCCCTTGTCCCAGGCTTCTTGCACAGTCGCACGCGCCTCGTCCTCCGGTACCGCGCGGAACATGTTGCCCAACGGCGCGGTGCCGAAACCGAGGCGGTCGGGATGATCTCTCGGAGTGTCACGGCGGAGTCCTTCCGAAAGCGCTCTGCGTGAAGGTTTGAACGTTGCCGGGCGGGCCGATGGCCTGCGGTGGTTCGAACCACCAACGCCTGGCCTCCCCATGTGGGGCAGGTTCCGGATGAGAAGGGTGCGCCGCTCTCCCGAAGCCCATGCTAAGCGGCCGGAATCCGCACCGCCCGACGATGTTTGCCGGGCCCCGCAAGCAGAACAGCCAGCAACGCAGCGCACGAGGGCAGCACGCCGGCGAGGCGTTGGACGACGGGCGGTGGGCAGTGCAGCATGTGGTGGTCAGCGCGGGTCTTTCCCCGGCCAGTTCGGCTGCAATGACAAGAGCCGGTGCCGGAAGCAGTACGCAGCGACGGTAGAAGCCGTTCTGTGACAGCGAGAATCCGTCGATGGCCACAGGTTCAGCGTGTCCGCGCCCTTCCGGCACTCGGTCAACTGACGCAGAGCAGTACCTGCTGGTCGGTCATGCCGAGCGCGTTGGCGCACCATGGCTCTCGGCAAGGGTTCGTGTGGAGACCTCGTTGCCGCAGTTGTGGCTGTTGTCGAACGTTCCTGGCGCTCCGGGTCAGGTGACGGCCTGCCCGCCGCGATCAGGCCTCGACGCCTCGCCGTGCGAGGTCGACCGCGATGCCGTCCAGGACACCGGCGAGGCCCGAGGCGAACAGCGCGTCGAGGTCCCAGGGGTCGGCGCCCGCGCGCATCGCGGGGCCGAGCCGCGGGTACGCGCCGGGCTCGAAGAGCCGATCGCGTTCGTCGTCCGGGACGTTCGTCGTCCGCTGTCCCGCCTGTCGTTCTGCCTCCAGGTCGCTGACGTAGGTCAGCGCCACGCCCTGCACGTAGGAGGCGAACATGAACATGTACCGGAAGGCGTCGGCAGGTTCGAGGCCGAGTTCGTCGAAGGATGAGAAGGCGCTCTCGCTGTCCGCCGCGAGTGCCGGGCTGAAGTGCGCGCGGGTCGTCACCAGGACCCTCGACAGGATCCACGGGTGGCGGTGGTACAGCTCCCAGTCGCGATAGGCGGCTCGTTCGAGGCCGTGCCGCCAGTTTCGCGGCGGGGTGTCGGGCAGCGGGACGTCGGCCATCGCGGCCTCCACCATCAAGGCCACCAGATCGTCCTTGGAGGCCACGTGCCGGTACAGGGCCATGGTGCTCGCTCCGAGGTCGGTGGCGACCCTGCGCATCGACAGCGCAGCAAGCCCCTCCGCGTCTGCGACGTCGATACCGGCACGCACGATGCGCTCGACGGTGAGGTGGGGCGCGCTGTCGCCGCCGTCCGACGCCTCCGACCTGCGCGCCCGGTAGGCCCTCGCCTGGCAGGAGCGGGAGCAGTAGTGCCGCGGCCGTCCCCGTTCTGCGGGTTCCAGCGCCCTTCCGCAGAACGCACAGGCCGACTGCTCCGGCATCGCCACACTCCTTTTCGTCACATCTGATCCAGGCGTGTCGAAATTCTATCCCGTCATCGCGGGAGGTGGATAAGGCAGGTGGTGCGCTGTCGAAAAACCATTTGCAGCTGGTCGCACGTGCATGTGTATCGTGTACGCCGTCGGTGCGTACAACGCACGCAATCCGTGACGTAATGCGGAAGTCGACATGCCGCAGCCAACCGAAGGAGCAGGAGCCGGGGACATGACCGAAGAAAGCAAGAGAGCTGGGACCAGGCAGTGGGTCGGACTCGCCGTGCTGGTGCTGCCGTGCGTGCTGGCGTCCATGGACTTGTCCGTCATGTTCGTCACGCTCCCGTCCCTGACGGCCGTTCTCCAGCCGAGCAGCTCCGAACTGCTGTGGATCATGGACTCCTACGGCTTCCTGCTGGCCGGT
This portion of the Saccharopolyspora antimicrobica genome encodes:
- a CDS encoding TetR/AcrR family transcriptional regulator; the protein is MPEQSACAFCGRALEPAERGRPRHYCSRSCQARAYRARRSEASDGGDSAPHLTVERIVRAGIDVADAEGLAALSMRRVATDLGASTMALYRHVASKDDLVALMVEAAMADVPLPDTPPRNWRHGLERAAYRDWELYHRHPWILSRVLVTTRAHFSPALAADSESAFSSFDELGLEPADAFRYMFMFASYVQGVALTYVSDLEAERQAGQRTTNVPDDERDRLFEPGAYPRLGPAMRAGADPWDLDALFASGLAGVLDGIAVDLARRGVEA